One Abyssisolibacter fermentans genomic window, GATCTTGAGAAAAAAGCAAGTGATCCTGAGTGTACAATGATGATTCTATGTAGCCCTCATAATCCTGTAGGTAGAGTATGGACAAAAGAAGAACTACAAAGAGTTGGAGAAATCTGCTTTGAAAATAATGTTCTTTTAGTGTCAGATGAAATTCATTTTGACTTAGTTTACAAAGGAAGTAAACACATATCAATGATGAATGTGGATGAAAGATTTAATAAGAATATTATAGTATGTACAGCACCAAGCAAGACATTTAATATAGCAGGACTTCATACAGCTTATTGTATTATGTCTGATTTAGAAAAAATGGAAGCTTACAGATCAGAATTAGGATTATTAGATTTAAATCGTTCAAATTCATTTAGCCGTGAAATCACACAAACAGTGTATGAAAAAGGTGCAGAATATGTGGACGAGTTAGTTGATTATTTAGAAGAAAATATGAATTTTGTTCATGATTATATTACGGAAAACATTAAAGGAATAATCCCATACAAAATGGAAGCAACTTATTTGATGTGGCTTGATTGTAAAGGGTTAGGACTTGATACAGAAGGAATAGATGACTTATTCTTTAATAAAGCAAGAATTGCACTTGACAGCGGACATTGGTTTGGAGATACAGGAGAAGGATTTATGAGAATAAACATTGCATGTCCTAAATCAGTGTTAAAAGAAGGATTAGAAAGACTAAAAAATGCAGTAGATGAAATGTAATATATAAATATATTTAAAGATTAAGCATATTAAACATATAAAAAAGCATCTAACTTTGAGGTTAGGTGCTTTTATAAATCATCATTTTATTTTTTAGGAGCATTAATATTCTTGCTGATGTATTGTACTGTATGTATAATTCCATTATTAATTCCTGATAAACTTTGATAGATTTCTGTGTTTTGTGTGTCCCAAATATGTTTAACAAACAAGTGTCTTAAACTGATAGCGAGACCATATTTATCAGGATTATCTTTGTACATGTTGTTTATCCAACTAAAGCCATCTATTAATTTATTTTCTTGTTTAAATTTTTTATTTAATGAGTTCAAGATTAATTTATAATCATCTATATATAAATTTTTATTTTCATGTTTTTCTTCAAACACATAACTAGTGTCATATAATTGACCGTCATTATTAAAGCGGTAAGTAAGTGTAGTATCCAAATCTTTTACTGAAACTGAGTATATTAAAGTGCTATCATCTTCAAAAAACAATTCTGCTTTTTCATACTTTTTAACTTCATCTTTAGTCATGCCCCATTTAGTATTCCTAAAATCAGGATTTTCAATTTTGATTTCTTCATTAATAGTGTCATTATTTTTTTTAGCAACTTTTTCTTTTGGTTTTTGAGTATTGTTAACAGAGCTAGAAGAGCAGCCTGAAACATTGAAAAGCAACACAATTGACACTAATATTAAAAGTAATTTGTTAATTTTATTCATTTAATACACCTCTCATTGATATAGATAAAATTTGTATGACATTTATTAATTGTTTATATCACCCTCTTTTTTCGTCATACTTTGTACTAATTCTATAATATATAAGAATATCCTCTAAAAATTGAGATTGTTAAATATAACTACCAATGAACAATTAAAAACTATAAATGTGCAATTTTAGATACAATTTATACTTGTCTAATGTTTAATTAACCATATTAATATTTCGGTATTACAAAAAATAAAATCGCATTATTAACTAACAAACAATATAGTTACTAGGAGCCATGCAGGGCTCCCTGTCACATACTAAAGAGTTAAAACAGATTTTAATAATTTTATCTTTACTATAAAAAATGACAAAGCATAGACTGATTTAAATTGTAAAAAATCCAGTGCTTTGCATTACTATAGTTAAAATTATATTGATTGAATTAATAATATTACAAGAACTGGACAAAATATTTTTAAAGATTTTGAACAACAATCTTAAAAAGAGGTGAGTATATGTCAAATAGAAATAATGTAAGTAGAAAAGCTAGAGAAGCTTTAGATAAATTTAAAATGGAAAATGCGCAGGAACTTGGTATAGACACTTCGCTAAGATCAGAGAGAAGAGATGATAATACTAAGAAAGAAGGAACTTTAGACAAAATGGGAGATTTTGGAGGAAAAATTATTAAAAAAGTGACTGATAAAGCAAAAGATATTGTTACTAGAGATTAAATAATTTGAATTCATAAAAGTTTATTAATATCACTGGGGTGTTTAAGACTAGACACCCCAGTAATATGTAAGGTAAGCAGTTTTTATATTATCAACTAAAGCTTATATTTTATGTTAACATATAAACTCTTCTTTTAATATAGAATTATACTTTCAATCCATTATCGTTTCAGTTTCTAATGTTCTAGTTCCAATAGGCTTAATCATTTTAAATCCTCCTATAAAAGCTTGATTGTGTTATTTTAATAAATTATACATTACTTGTATTACTAACATTCTTGATAAATAGATGATAAAATATATTTACAGAAAATAAAAAACAATGGGGTGTAAGTATATGAAAAAGATATACAAGCTATTGATAATAGAAGACGATGTCAATATGGCTGAAGTGATGAATAAAATACTTTCAAAATGGGGATTTAGTGTATTTATATGTAAAGATTTTTCAAACATAATAACTAGCTTTGAGAAAGTAAAACCTCATATTGTACTTATGGATATTAACCTTCCAGCGTTTGATGGCTTTTATTGGTGTAAGAAAATAAGGGAAATATCAAGTGTACCTGTTATATTCATTTCATCAAGAGACAGCAGTATGGATATAGTTATGGCTATCAATAATGGAGGAGATGACTATATTCAAAAACCATTCGATAGCAGCGTACTGATAGCAAAATTACAGGCTGTTATTCGTCGCACTTACGAGTATCAAATGCTAGATACACAGATTATAGAATGTAATGATTTAATTCTTAATTTAAATGATACTACTATTCATTATAGAAACAATAGCTTAGAACTAACCAAAAACGAATTTAGGATTTTAAAGACGCTTATGGAGAATAAAGGCAAAGTAGTTTTACGGGAGAAATTAATGAAGCATTTATGGAATGATGATATATATGTAAATGAAAATACCCTTACAGTTAATGTTAACAGATTAAGGAAACGGTTAGAAGATATAGGAGTATTTGATTTTATAAACACTAAAAAAGGAATGGGGTATATTATTCTATGAGAATTTATGATTATTTAAAAATCAATAAATTATGGTTTATCAGTAATCTGGCTATTTTAATGATTGTAAATTGTATTATGTTTAGCAGCATAGCAATAAATAATACGTTAGAAGATATAATTTATATGGATGTTCTTATTATTATTATAGAAATCATAACTATTATCTATGGTTTTAGAAAAAGCAAAATCAAATATGACTCTATTTTAAAGGAAGCAGAAGGGAAAAACATACAAAGAGAAGCTTGTTATAAAGGAGATTTCTATGTAGATACAATACTGGAAATAAAAAGAAGACGGAATGAAGAATTTTACATGAAAGAAGAGGATTATAAAAGAAATATTAATGAGCTACAAGAGTACATAACACAATGGGTGCATGACGTTAAAGTGAATATAGCAGTATGTGAATTACTATTAGAAGATATAGAAAATGTTAATACCAGTAAACTTTGTAGTCAGATAGAGCAGATTAGATTTAATGTAAATCAAGTATTACATGTTACAAGAGCAAACCATTATAATCAAGATATCATTGCGGAAGAATTTGATATTTCTGAGGAGATAAAAAGTGCTATCAGAGATAATGCATTATTTTTTATAAACAAGAACATTAAAATAACAACTGAAATAGAAACTTTTATGGTAACGAGTGATAAAAAATGGATTCATTATATTATATGCCAAATACTTAATAATTGTAGTAAATATACACCAAATAGCGGAGAAATAACTATTACCTCTATAGAGAATAAAAAGGCTTACTGCCTATACATAAAGGATTCTGGTATAGGTATTCAAAAAGAAGATATAAATAGAATATTTAATAAAGGGTTTACAGGTAAAAATGGCAGAACCATGACAAAATCTACAGGTATGGGATTATACTATGCTAAAAAAATGGCAGAGAATTTAAGCATAGGAATAGATGTAAAAAGTGAAGAAGGTAAATACACTGAATTTATTATAAGTTTCTATAAGCTTTCTGATTATTACAATATTACAGCAATGTCACATTAAACTCTTAATATGTAACTTAATGCAATGGAGAAAATCTTTGATTAAAGTTATAATACACATAGGAAATTGAGAAATGAAAGGGTGTAAAGAGTGAAGAAAATAGTTGAAG contains:
- a CDS encoding sensor histidine kinase, which translates into the protein MRIYDYLKINKLWFISNLAILMIVNCIMFSSIAINNTLEDIIYMDVLIIIIEIITIIYGFRKSKIKYDSILKEAEGKNIQREACYKGDFYVDTILEIKRRRNEEFYMKEEDYKRNINELQEYITQWVHDVKVNIAVCELLLEDIENVNTSKLCSQIEQIRFNVNQVLHVTRANHYNQDIIAEEFDISEEIKSAIRDNALFFINKNIKITTEIETFMVTSDKKWIHYIICQILNNCSKYTPNSGEITITSIENKKAYCLYIKDSGIGIQKEDINRIFNKGFTGKNGRTMTKSTGMGLYYAKKMAENLSIGIDVKSEEGKYTEFIISFYKLSDYYNITAMSH
- a CDS encoding small, acid-soluble spore protein, alpha/beta type, which encodes MSNRNNVSRKAREALDKFKMENAQELGIDTSLRSERRDDNTKKEGTLDKMGDFGGKIIKKVTDKAKDIVTRD
- a CDS encoding MalY/PatB family protein, whose translation is MYNFDAVIDRKNTSSVKYEEMELKFGSNDMLPFWVADMDFKCPDFMIDCLVNRANHGVFGYTKRMPEFYEAVINWLKTRHDISVKRENIEYGPGVVFLLNMMIRKFTKPNDKIIIQRPVYYPFRAVVEGNNRVVSDNTLKFENGKYVMDYEDLEKKASDPECTMMILCSPHNPVGRVWTKEELQRVGEICFENNVLLVSDEIHFDLVYKGSKHISMMNVDERFNKNIIVCTAPSKTFNIAGLHTAYCIMSDLEKMEAYRSELGLLDLNRSNSFSREITQTVYEKGAEYVDELVDYLEENMNFVHDYITENIKGIIPYKMEATYLMWLDCKGLGLDTEGIDDLFFNKARIALDSGHWFGDTGEGFMRINIACPKSVLKEGLERLKNAVDEM
- a CDS encoding response regulator transcription factor, which encodes MKKIYKLLIIEDDVNMAEVMNKILSKWGFSVFICKDFSNIITSFEKVKPHIVLMDINLPAFDGFYWCKKIREISSVPVIFISSRDSSMDIVMAINNGGDDYIQKPFDSSVLIAKLQAVIRRTYEYQMLDTQIIECNDLILNLNDTTIHYRNNSLELTKNEFRILKTLMENKGKVVLREKLMKHLWNDDIYVNENTLTVNVNRLRKRLEDIGVFDFINTKKGMGYIIL